In a genomic window of Octadecabacter temperatus:
- the trmD gene encoding tRNA (guanosine(37)-N1)-methyltransferase TrmD, whose translation MTDKPAKSIGRKSVQVSAKPQELMTDKPQLAHAWTAQVITLFPDAFPGLLGESLTGKALKDGIWQLQTTDLRRFGIGKHRNVDDTPSGGGAGMVLRADVVANALGDTRRKARGRMPLIYLSPRGVPFTQKIAQDLSEQDGVTLLCGRFEGVDERVLEHYEIMEVSMGDYVLTGGELPAMTLIDACVRLLPGVLGNEESALEESHSNGLLEHPQYTRPAEWEGRTIPPVLTSGDHGKVAKWRKEMSEKITQERRPDLWEKKGKA comes from the coding sequence ATGACGGATAAACCCGCGAAATCCATTGGCCGAAAGTCAGTACAAGTCAGCGCCAAGCCGCAGGAATTGATGACAGACAAACCCCAACTCGCCCATGCATGGACGGCGCAGGTCATCACGCTGTTTCCGGATGCCTTTCCGGGGTTACTTGGCGAAAGCTTGACGGGGAAGGCGTTGAAAGACGGGATTTGGCAGCTGCAAACAACAGACTTGCGCCGTTTCGGTATCGGCAAACATCGCAACGTTGATGACACGCCGTCTGGCGGGGGCGCAGGCATGGTTCTACGTGCCGATGTCGTTGCCAATGCGTTGGGCGATACACGGCGCAAGGCGCGCGGTCGGATGCCGTTGATTTACCTTAGTCCACGGGGTGTGCCCTTCACGCAGAAAATCGCCCAAGATCTGAGCGAACAGGACGGCGTAACGTTGCTGTGCGGCCGATTTGAAGGCGTCGATGAACGCGTGCTGGAACACTACGAGATCATGGAAGTGTCGATGGGGGACTACGTCCTGACGGGCGGCGAACTCCCCGCGATGACTCTGATTGACGCCTGTGTACGCTTGCTGCCAGGTGTGTTGGGCAATGAGGAAAGCGCGCTTGAGGAAAGCCATTCCAACGGCTTGCTTGAGCACCCGCAATATACTCGCCCAGCTGAATGGGAAGGGCGCACGATCCCGCCAGTTCTGACATCTGGGGACCATGGGAAAGTTGCCAAATGGCGCAAAGAGATGAGTGAGAAGATCACGCAAGAACGCAGGCCAGATTTGTGGGAAAAGAAGGGCAAAGCGTAA
- a CDS encoding APC family permease, which yields MTAKHVNHDKPATPTLRRSLTLPLLTLYGLGVTVGAGIYVLIGSTVAEAGAYAWLAFLLAAFVVAFTAFSYAELATRYPVSAGEAAYVDAGFGRPVLASIVGGFVALSGMVSASAVAVGASGYLGGLTGLSSPILIVAIVASMGLIAWWGINQSVKVAAAITMLEILGLVFVITWGFGMSERTGVSTAELIPPLQGTHWGGIASASLLAFFAFIGFEDMVNVAEEVETPRRTIPRAIVYTLLVATVLYVLVAVSVLVAVPIETLSGSDEPLTLVFVNAPQVVQTGFAAVAVVATVNGVLIQMIMASRVIYGMAQRKRFPAVFAILSPRTQTPTVATAFVAACIMGLSLFLPIERLAGWTSQIVLAVFVCVNLSLIAIKRRTATTGDYYRVPIAVPILGILTSIALFVSTIM from the coding sequence TTGACCGCTAAGCATGTTAATCACGACAAGCCCGCAACGCCTACATTGCGACGCTCACTAACCTTACCGCTCCTGACGCTGTATGGGCTTGGGGTTACGGTAGGTGCTGGCATCTACGTTCTGATCGGTTCGACAGTGGCCGAAGCTGGCGCTTACGCTTGGTTAGCGTTCTTATTGGCAGCTTTCGTCGTCGCATTCACAGCGTTTTCCTATGCCGAACTGGCCACCCGATACCCTGTCAGTGCTGGCGAAGCCGCCTATGTGGACGCAGGATTTGGTCGACCAGTGCTCGCAAGCATAGTCGGTGGATTCGTCGCATTATCCGGCATGGTGTCTGCCTCAGCAGTTGCCGTTGGCGCGTCCGGTTACCTTGGCGGGTTAACAGGCCTGTCGTCCCCCATTTTGATCGTCGCAATTGTTGCATCTATGGGGCTCATCGCTTGGTGGGGTATTAACCAATCCGTAAAGGTCGCCGCGGCGATCACGATGCTAGAGATCCTAGGCCTTGTTTTTGTCATCACTTGGGGATTTGGCATGTCCGAACGCACTGGGGTCTCAACGGCAGAACTAATCCCGCCGCTTCAAGGCACACATTGGGGTGGCATCGCCAGCGCGTCCCTTTTGGCGTTCTTTGCCTTTATCGGCTTCGAGGACATGGTGAATGTCGCCGAGGAAGTCGAAACGCCCCGCAGAACCATCCCTCGCGCAATCGTTTATACATTGCTCGTGGCGACGGTTCTTTATGTTCTGGTTGCCGTTTCGGTGTTGGTGGCTGTTCCGATTGAAACGCTGTCGGGATCAGATGAACCACTAACGCTTGTGTTCGTGAATGCACCACAGGTTGTTCAGACTGGTTTTGCCGCCGTGGCAGTTGTTGCCACGGTCAATGGCGTGCTGATCCAAATGATCATGGCCTCTCGCGTGATTTACGGGATGGCTCAACGTAAACGTTTCCCTGCGGTTTTCGCCATTCTTTCCCCACGGACACAAACGCCGACAGTCGCAACAGCTTTTGTGGCCGCTTGCATCATGGGATTGAGCTTATTCCTACCCATTGAACGTCTCGCTGGATGGACATCCCAGATCGTCCTCGCGGTATTTGTTTGCGTGAACTTGTCCTTGATCGCAATCAAGCGGCGGACAGCCACGACTGGCGATTACTATCGCGTACCAATTGCGGTGCCAATTTTAGGTATTCTGACCAGTATTGCGTTGTTTGTAAGTACGATCATGTAG